One window from the genome of Myxocyprinus asiaticus isolate MX2 ecotype Aquarium Trade chromosome 30, UBuf_Myxa_2, whole genome shotgun sequence encodes:
- the LOC127421586 gene encoding TLR4 interactor with leucine rich repeats-like — MAHLLLYSFLLSCGGALIFIAPACAICPERCDCQHAQHILCSNRGLRAVPKAPQVERAGDVRILGLAGNFIHNISAFDFMRYGNLMRLNLQFNQIRNIHPKAFEKLSKLEELYLGNNLISTIQPGTLQSLKKLTILYSNNNEIKDFISESFSNLNSLVKLRLDGNSIEVLNESVFKGLTNLMFLHLESNQLWYIERNAFSRLNKLQFLNLSNNKQTELRDIFMFSHLKSLATLLLAGNEIRHVGNQVFQNLKKLTKLSLSRNKISKLDKKALQGLSRVKEFTIDRNELIEIPAGLLDPLERIEHLDFSDNLISRVDPGAFGHLSHLKTLKLKNNRLTNLSGGIFATNGALFHVDLNGNNWTCDCRMEKLKSWMTEAHSQGKLLTVFVRCHHPPVLAGKYLDYVNNSQLGNLNGYCESEPLSQAMESRGAVMETPVLKEERGKRGEKHEEDGIQGDEGEQGHVTPLERKKKRKLGSTRPHPTTGDSENLRKTGNISSLANSTDSLTTKTMALTSHSYHNQNAVTHFPLALAPQEQFNLPLQERAKHHDSRIVVITDSCQFNHYSILNVSVEDVTSNTATVRWSTAPDIALIHGKELLFRVLFDRFGHAFRFPRYVYTDGSDQAVTLQELRPDSTYITCVESVVGGVLCQVAPRDHCTGFVTLLPSVTSEVNLQLITVAALAVNALLLLLVGGVWLGRVLKRRIISRKSSAHAHVRHMYSTRHPFRSTMATTCVSSEFSGYQSGRQLAEEGDLIQFHGDRFFDNSPARRDDDVIMVRYSD, encoded by the coding sequence ATGGCACATTTGTTGCTCTATAGCTTTCTTTTGTCCTGCGGTGGAGCGCTAATATTCATCGCGCCTGCTTGCGCCATTTGCCCCGAGCGATGCGACTGCCAGCACGCGCAGCACATCCTTTGCTCAAACCGCGGTCTGCGCGCGGTGCCCAAAGCGCCTCAAGTGGAGCGCGCGGGAGACGTGAGAATACTCGGCCTCGCGGGAAACTTCATTCACAACATCAGCGCGTTTGACTTCATGCGCTATGGCAACCTAATGAGGCTCAATCTCCAATTTAACCAAATAAGGAATATACACCCTAAAGCATTCGAGAAACTGTCTAAGCTGGAGGAACTATATCTGGGCAACAACTTGATTTCGACAATACAACCTGGCACTCTGCAGTCGCTGAAAAAACTCACAATATTATATAGTAATAACAACGAAATCAAGGATTTTATTTCCGAATCGTTTAGCAATTTAAATAGTCTAGTCAAGCTAAGACTTGATGGGAATTCTATTGAAGTTTTAAACGAGTCTGTCTTCAAAGGTTTGACGAATTTAATGTTTCTACACTTAGAATCGAACCAACTTTGGTACATTGAACGGAATGCCTTCTCTAGACTCAATAAACTGCAGTTTTTAAATCTatcaaacaataaacaaacagaactgcgtgatatttttatgttttctcaTCTTAAGTCTCTTGCAACTCTTCTGCTCGCTGGTAACGAAATAAGGCACGTTGGAAACCAAGTATTTCAGAACTTGAAAAAGCTCACAAAACTATCGCTAAGcagaaacaaaatatcaaaactggACAAAAAGGCTCTCCAAGGGCTTTCGCGCGTGAAAGAGTTCACGATTGACAGAAACGAGTTGATAGAGATCCCTGCAGGTCTATTGGACCCTCTCGAGCGTATTGAACACCTTGACTTCAGTGACAATCTCATATCTCGAGTTGACCCTGGTGCTTTCGGTCACCTCTCACATTTGAAAACCTTGAAACTAAAAAACAACCGTCTCACGAATCTGTCCGGTGGCATTTTCGCCACTAACGGCGCTCTATTTCACGTCGACCTGAATGGAAATAACTGGACGTGCGACTGTCGGATGGAGAAGCTGAAAAGCTGGATGACGGAAGCTCATTCTCAGGGAAAGCTGTTGACTGTTTTTGTGCGCTGCCATCACCCCCCAGTTTTGGCGGGAAAATATTTGGACTACGTCAATAACTCTCAGCTGGGTAATCTGAATGGATATTGCGAGTCTGAACCTCTATCTCAAGCAATGGAGAGTCGTGGAGCAGTAATGGAGACACCGGTTCTCAAGGAGGAAAGAGGGAAGAGAGGAGAGAAACATGAAGAAGATGGGATCCAAGGGGATGAAGGCGAGCAAGGGCATGTGACACCTCTAGAGAGAAAGAAGAAGAGGAAACTGGGTAGCACAAGGCCACATCCCACAACTGGGGATTCTGAAAATCTCAGGAAAACAGGGAACATCTCCTCATTGGCAAATAGTACTGATTCTTTGACAACCAAGACCATGGCCTTGACAAGTCATAGCTACCATAACCAAAATGCTGTGACCCACTTTCCCTTAGCTCTGGCCCCACAGGAACAGTTCAACCTGCCCTTACAGGAAAGAGCGAAGCATCATGATTCAAGGATTGTAGTAATCACAGATTCTTGTCAGTTCAACCATTATTCCATCTTGAATGTTAGTGTGGAAGATGTCACTTCCAATACAGCCACAGTTCGCTGGAGCACAGCTCCTGACATTGCACTGATTCATGGGAAAGAACTTCTGTTCCGTGTTTTATTTGACCGGTTTGGGCATGCTTTCCGTTTCCCACGTTATGTTTATACAGATGGATCTGACCAGGCAGTGACCCTCCAAGAGCTCCGCCCAGACTCCACCTATATCACCTGTGTGGAGAGTGTAGTGGGTGGGGTTTTGTGCCAGGTAGCTCCCAGAGATCACTGCACTGGATTTGTTACACTTTTGCCTTCAGTGACAAGTGAGGTCAACCTACAGCTCATCACAGTTGCAGCTCTGGCTGTCAATGCGCTGCTCCTCCTTCTGGTGGGCGGAGTCTGGCTGGGGCGTGTGTTGAAGAGGAGGATCATAAGTAGGAAGTCATCTGCACATGCACATGTGCGTCATATGTACTCTACCAGACACCCGTTTCGTTCAACCATGGCCACAACTTGTGTGTCCTCTGAATTCAGTGGTTACCAGAGTGGCAGACAATTGGCTGAAGAAGGTGACCTCATCCAGTTCCATGGTGACCGTTTCTTTGACAATAGCCCTGCAAGAAGAgatgatgatgtcataatggttAGATACTCAGACTAG